One Panulirus ornatus isolate Po-2019 chromosome 39, ASM3632096v1, whole genome shotgun sequence DNA segment encodes these proteins:
- the LOC139761069 gene encoding uncharacterized protein isoform X2 translates to MNLFDFLKTVHQRGKREQKKRKGKSVCCEDDDNSEPISSTSRPLHLNNLNDNKDILSKVNISQLLDTSFSREAHENLKDLDVTFLLNFLSNDILRFPLDSQIYNAVNEIKEIRNDVFHSGSRIEYSDVHQKLNDLCDATGLIHSYLGESKDDLERMKLEYLQESVSLSDTLFYVVFEELKKEVHDRYSRPQHSILPSIEHFRVDDQHTGVVESLEKFLLEYKIDAGKDMQPIIMCGAPGVGKTCILHNLASVICHNSEKSDFSLVLYLDTRYRITQRPSVWEQVNESIKNLAPKTVGGYGINLLKSVVNAYVDKILFLADWNIHCLKDIGFGMQKGTWVITYRGTPENSCYCQVLKVSPLNETQVHLILQSIISNEEQVKHICKLYEKCDYKGLLTSPDIVHIFVEIGIETGRSVACKEILHHFIKRKVNIENRDKELLKLGKTAFYLIKKNGKYYSDSNLAEIESEARDPFLEYHGSKGYTFKYRVIEDYLAAMYVVAEPLKACKEWLDQITLFKRVFRFACCLWFMNDQNIHTYLPFMISYLMKCFGTEELKGRESRNQKRNKQLRRPNSSEVNGKGEAMGIDVSEEGMEVDVNKLIPHKIRCHNSDSVEEFSSKNNFTKWSFLIKVAEDCQYHPEVLRILRELLSSKECWQFKCKFLDENKIENIALVLNQIELKKPLRVKLESGTNVKILRKLWEMLSSLRCLQDNSSVQIMVIHKNILSAQHERKLKALSSCIASSSDNPLYITEYVGPLVCSESPHFLKCVCFRKVAVLDVCVYDVASLHEILSCAGLSCLIDVIIRVDLKADEQVFADTSKFVIPESVPLTLTVKYFEKLQDLLAKFDFPHFLKSLSIHDVYIHQKFRLDLSPFTNLISLFIRFISGEESLNDVSECPALQESMEIDENKSSRNRMLPSSHWTSTLANNLILPKGLERLLLRNMEFYNDSTNFLLLKFWKNCHIQRLIILDSSLSIVGVRNLLRNHFPNSDTENLEKSLKKHCKIDRGDSLQFRERLSKKPRLEEGERLQKRMNKPDGKELIITSRLGLCSSCRKFPCSCQYRKESRETLEELICLIEDIYCYDVLSFSFSSEILTVRKDMCGDLRVHCPLTFLDDDDIFNLENVEPVLCCLFRVLTLAQCISLDYTNLTHMGAVEVVERLKKGKAEYSCIKHAEPFSLTIVSEYHPKFDDEIINSTFINFLKNEDCLAQFNFRCCCKKRCHWVKKTRAGKIFVNDEPLDKF, encoded by the exons ATGAATTTGTTTGACTTTCTGAAAACTGTTCATCAAAGAGGcaagagagaacaaaaaaagaggaaaggaaagagtgtgtgttgtgaagatgaTGACAACAGTGAGCCGATATCAAGCACATCTCGACCACTACATTTGAATAACctaaatgataataaagatatacTGAGCAAAGTAAACATATCTCAGCTGTTGGACACATCATTTAGTCGCGAGGCGCATGAAAATTTAAAAGACTTGGATGTGACTTTTCTCCTGAATTTCTTGTCCAACGATATTTTACGATTCCCACTGGATAGCCAAATCTATAATGCTGTAAATGAGATTAAAGAGATCAGAAATGATGTATTTCATTCTGGCTCCCGCATTGAATATAGTGACGTGCACCAAAAGCTTAATGATCTATGTGATGCTACAGGATTGATACACAGTTATTTAGGGGAATCCAAGGATGATTTAGAAAGGATGAAACTGGAATACTTACAAGAATCTGTGAGTTTATCAGACACACTTTTCTACGTTGTTTTTG AGGAATTAAAAAAAGAGGTCCATGACCGTTATAGCAGACCTCAGCACAGCATTTTGCCAAGCATTGAACATTTTAG AGTTGATGACCAGCATACAGGAGTAGTTGAAAGTTTGGAGAAATTTTTACTTGAATATAAAATTGATGCTGGCAAGGATATGCAGCCCATCATCATGTGTGGGGCTCCAGGAGTTGGTAAAACCTGTATTCTGCATAATTTAGCAAGTGTGATTTGTCATAATTCCGAGAAATCAGACTTCTCACTAGTTTTGTACTTAGACACACGATATAGGATTACGCAAAGACCTTCGGTATGGGAGCAAGTTAATGAGAGTATAAAAAATCTTGCTCCTAAAACTGTAGGTGGATATGGAATAAACTTACTGAAGAGTGTGGTGAATGCATATGTTGATAAAATCCTTTTTCTTGCTGATTGGAATATTCATTGTCTAAAGGACATAGGGTTTGGTATGCAGAAAGGAACATGGGTAATCACTTATCGAGGCACTCCTGAGAATTCTTGTTATTGTCAAGTTCTCAAAGTTTCACCACTAAATGAAACCCAGGTACATTTGATTTTGCAGAGCATCATCTCTAATGAAGAACAAGTAAAGCACATTTGCAAATTATATGAGAAATGTGATTATAAGGGTCTCCTTACTAGTCCAGATATTGTTCACATATTTGTTGAAATTGGAATTGAAACTGGAAGGAGTGTTGCATGTAAGGAAATTTTGCATCATTTTATAAAGAGAAAGGTTAACATAGAGAATAGGGACAAGGAATTGTTGAAGCTTGGAAAAACTGCATTTTATTTGATCAAAAAGAATGGAAAATATTACTCTGACAGTAATCTCGCTGAAATTGAGAGTGAAGCAAGGGATCCATTTCTAGAATATCATGGTTCTAAGGGCTATACTTTCAAATACAGAGTTATAGAAGACTATTTAGCTGCCATGTATGTTGTTGCAGAGCCATtgaaggcgtgcaaagaatggcTTGATCAGATCACTTTATTCAAGAGAGTATTCAGATTTGCTTGTTGCTTGTGGTTCATGAATGATCAGAATATTCACACCTATTTGCCTTTTATGATATCTTATCTGATGAAGTGTTTTGGTACTGAGGAACTGAAAGGAAGGGAATCTAGGAACCAAAAGAGAAATAAACAATTAAGACGTCCCAATTCAAGTGAAgtaaatggtaaaggggaagcTATGGGAATTGATGTCAGTGAAGAGGGTATGGAAGTTGATGTTAACAAGTTAATTCCCCACAAAATTAGATGCCATAACAGTGACAGTGTTGAAGAGTTTTCATCTAAGAATAATTTTACAAAATGGTCTTTCCTCATTAAGGTAGCTGAGGATTGTCAGTATCATCCAGAAGTTTTGAGGATATTAAGAGAGTTGTTATCTTCCAAGGAGTGTTGGCAGTTCAAATGTAAATTCCTTGATGAAAATAAAATTGAGAATATAGCTTTAGTGCTGAATCAGATAGAACTGAAGAAGCCATTAAGAGTTAAACTAGAAAGTGGGACCAATGtgaaaattttgaggaaattaTGGGAAATGCTGAGCTCACTTAGATGTTTGCAGGATAACTCTTCAGTTCAGATCATGGTAATTCATAAGAACATTCTGTCAGCACAGCATGAAAGGAAATTAAAGGCATTATCAAGTTGTATAGCAAGCAGCAGTGACAACCCACTTTACATTACAGAGTATGTGGGACCCTTAGTGTGTTCTGAGTCCCCTCATTTTTTAAAGTGTGTATGTTTCAGAAAAGTAGCAGTCTtagatgtatgtgtatatgatgtaGCTTCCTTGCATGAGATACTCTCATGTGCAGGATTGTCCTGTCTTATAGATGTTATTATAAGAGTTGATCTGAAGGCTGATGAACAAGTTTTTGCAGATACATCTAAATTTGTGATACCAGAATCTGTACCACTTACATTGACAgttaagtattttgaaaaactgcAAGACCTATTAGCTAAGTTTGACTTTCCACATTTTCTTAAATCTCTGAGTATCCATGATGTTTATATACATCAGAAATTCAGGCTAGATTTATCTCCTTTCACAAATTTGATAAGTCTTTTTATAAGATTTATATCAGGGGAAGAGTCTTTAAATGATGTATCTGAATGTCCAGCCCTACAGGAGTCCATGGAAATAGATGAAAACAAGAGTAGCAGAAATAGAATGCTACCATCATCTCATTGGACCTCTACCCTTGCAAACAACCTCATTCTTCCTAAAGGACTGGAAAGATTGCTTCTGAGAAATATGGAGTTTTATAATGACTCGACTAACTTTTTATTACTGAAGTTTTGGAAGAATTGTCATATTCAAAGGTTGATCATATTAGATTCATCTTTGTCTATAGTTGGAGTTCGAAATTTATTGAGAAATCACTTTCCAAATTCAGATACTGAAAACCTGGAAAAATCCTTGAAAAAACATTGCAAAATAGACAGAGGAGATTCACTCCAGTTCAGAGAGAGGCTTTCAAAAAAACCACGTCTTGAGGAAGGGGAACGTCTGCAGAAACGAATGAATAAACCTGATGGCAAGGAGTTGATAATAACAAGTAGATTAGGGCTGTGCAGTAGTTGCAGAAAGTTTCCTTGCTCATGCCAATATAGGAAAGAGAGCAGGGAAACTCTTGAAGAACTGATATGCCTAATTGAAGACATATATTGCTATGATGTTCTCAGCTTCAGCTTCAGTAGTGAAATCTTAACTGTTAGGAAGGATATGTGTGGGGATTTAAGGGTGCACTGCCCTCTGAcattccttgatgatgatgatatttttaACCTAGAAAATGTTGAACCAGTGTTGTGTTGCCTGTTTCGAGTACTGACCTTAGCTCAGTGTATCTCTTTAGATTATACTAATCTCACTCATATGGGTGCTGTGGAAGTTGTTGAGAGACTTAAGAAAGGAAAAGCTGAATATAGTTGTATAAAGCATGCTGAGCCATTCTCACTCACAATTGTGTCTGAATATCACCCAAAATTTGATGATGAAATCATTAATAGCACTTTCATAAATTTCTTAAAGAATGAAGATTGTTTAGCCCAGTTCAACTTTCGGTGTTGTTGTAAAAAGAGATGCCACTGGGTAAAGAAAACACGGGCAGGTAAAATTTTTGTAAATGATGAACCATTAGATAAGTTTTGA
- the LOC139761069 gene encoding uncharacterized protein isoform X1, producing the protein MAQRHKVDFGVYYQAPLFHFFRNGCVPALSAVVIREFKNSDHVRYFLQNTSQRSQPQQLGSINCMNLFDFLKTVHQRGKREQKKRKGKSVCCEDDDNSEPISSTSRPLHLNNLNDNKDILSKVNISQLLDTSFSREAHENLKDLDVTFLLNFLSNDILRFPLDSQIYNAVNEIKEIRNDVFHSGSRIEYSDVHQKLNDLCDATGLIHSYLGESKDDLERMKLEYLQESVSLSDTLFYVVFEELKKEVHDRYSRPQHSILPSIEHFRVDDQHTGVVESLEKFLLEYKIDAGKDMQPIIMCGAPGVGKTCILHNLASVICHNSEKSDFSLVLYLDTRYRITQRPSVWEQVNESIKNLAPKTVGGYGINLLKSVVNAYVDKILFLADWNIHCLKDIGFGMQKGTWVITYRGTPENSCYCQVLKVSPLNETQVHLILQSIISNEEQVKHICKLYEKCDYKGLLTSPDIVHIFVEIGIETGRSVACKEILHHFIKRKVNIENRDKELLKLGKTAFYLIKKNGKYYSDSNLAEIESEARDPFLEYHGSKGYTFKYRVIEDYLAAMYVVAEPLKACKEWLDQITLFKRVFRFACCLWFMNDQNIHTYLPFMISYLMKCFGTEELKGRESRNQKRNKQLRRPNSSEVNGKGEAMGIDVSEEGMEVDVNKLIPHKIRCHNSDSVEEFSSKNNFTKWSFLIKVAEDCQYHPEVLRILRELLSSKECWQFKCKFLDENKIENIALVLNQIELKKPLRVKLESGTNVKILRKLWEMLSSLRCLQDNSSVQIMVIHKNILSAQHERKLKALSSCIASSSDNPLYITEYVGPLVCSESPHFLKCVCFRKVAVLDVCVYDVASLHEILSCAGLSCLIDVIIRVDLKADEQVFADTSKFVIPESVPLTLTVKYFEKLQDLLAKFDFPHFLKSLSIHDVYIHQKFRLDLSPFTNLISLFIRFISGEESLNDVSECPALQESMEIDENKSSRNRMLPSSHWTSTLANNLILPKGLERLLLRNMEFYNDSTNFLLLKFWKNCHIQRLIILDSSLSIVGVRNLLRNHFPNSDTENLEKSLKKHCKIDRGDSLQFRERLSKKPRLEEGERLQKRMNKPDGKELIITSRLGLCSSCRKFPCSCQYRKESRETLEELICLIEDIYCYDVLSFSFSSEILTVRKDMCGDLRVHCPLTFLDDDDIFNLENVEPVLCCLFRVLTLAQCISLDYTNLTHMGAVEVVERLKKGKAEYSCIKHAEPFSLTIVSEYHPKFDDEIINSTFINFLKNEDCLAQFNFRCCCKKRCHWVKKTRAGKIFVNDEPLDKF; encoded by the exons ATGGCACAACGACACAAG GTTGATTTTGGGGTCTACTATCAAGCCCCACTCTTTCACTTCTTTAGAAATGGTTGTGTGCCAGCTCTCTCAGCAGTTGTCATAAGGGAATTCAAAAATTCTGATCATGTCAGATATTTCCTTCAAAACACATCACAGAGAAGTCAACCGCAGCAACTTGGGAGTATTAATTGTATGAATTTGTTTGACTTTCTGAAAACTGTTCATCAAAGAGGcaagagagaacaaaaaaagaggaaaggaaagagtgtgtgttgtgaagatgaTGACAACAGTGAGCCGATATCAAGCACATCTCGACCACTACATTTGAATAACctaaatgataataaagatatacTGAGCAAAGTAAACATATCTCAGCTGTTGGACACATCATTTAGTCGCGAGGCGCATGAAAATTTAAAAGACTTGGATGTGACTTTTCTCCTGAATTTCTTGTCCAACGATATTTTACGATTCCCACTGGATAGCCAAATCTATAATGCTGTAAATGAGATTAAAGAGATCAGAAATGATGTATTTCATTCTGGCTCCCGCATTGAATATAGTGACGTGCACCAAAAGCTTAATGATCTATGTGATGCTACAGGATTGATACACAGTTATTTAGGGGAATCCAAGGATGATTTAGAAAGGATGAAACTGGAATACTTACAAGAATCTGTGAGTTTATCAGACACACTTTTCTACGTTGTTTTTG AGGAATTAAAAAAAGAGGTCCATGACCGTTATAGCAGACCTCAGCACAGCATTTTGCCAAGCATTGAACATTTTAG AGTTGATGACCAGCATACAGGAGTAGTTGAAAGTTTGGAGAAATTTTTACTTGAATATAAAATTGATGCTGGCAAGGATATGCAGCCCATCATCATGTGTGGGGCTCCAGGAGTTGGTAAAACCTGTATTCTGCATAATTTAGCAAGTGTGATTTGTCATAATTCCGAGAAATCAGACTTCTCACTAGTTTTGTACTTAGACACACGATATAGGATTACGCAAAGACCTTCGGTATGGGAGCAAGTTAATGAGAGTATAAAAAATCTTGCTCCTAAAACTGTAGGTGGATATGGAATAAACTTACTGAAGAGTGTGGTGAATGCATATGTTGATAAAATCCTTTTTCTTGCTGATTGGAATATTCATTGTCTAAAGGACATAGGGTTTGGTATGCAGAAAGGAACATGGGTAATCACTTATCGAGGCACTCCTGAGAATTCTTGTTATTGTCAAGTTCTCAAAGTTTCACCACTAAATGAAACCCAGGTACATTTGATTTTGCAGAGCATCATCTCTAATGAAGAACAAGTAAAGCACATTTGCAAATTATATGAGAAATGTGATTATAAGGGTCTCCTTACTAGTCCAGATATTGTTCACATATTTGTTGAAATTGGAATTGAAACTGGAAGGAGTGTTGCATGTAAGGAAATTTTGCATCATTTTATAAAGAGAAAGGTTAACATAGAGAATAGGGACAAGGAATTGTTGAAGCTTGGAAAAACTGCATTTTATTTGATCAAAAAGAATGGAAAATATTACTCTGACAGTAATCTCGCTGAAATTGAGAGTGAAGCAAGGGATCCATTTCTAGAATATCATGGTTCTAAGGGCTATACTTTCAAATACAGAGTTATAGAAGACTATTTAGCTGCCATGTATGTTGTTGCAGAGCCATtgaaggcgtgcaaagaatggcTTGATCAGATCACTTTATTCAAGAGAGTATTCAGATTTGCTTGTTGCTTGTGGTTCATGAATGATCAGAATATTCACACCTATTTGCCTTTTATGATATCTTATCTGATGAAGTGTTTTGGTACTGAGGAACTGAAAGGAAGGGAATCTAGGAACCAAAAGAGAAATAAACAATTAAGACGTCCCAATTCAAGTGAAgtaaatggtaaaggggaagcTATGGGAATTGATGTCAGTGAAGAGGGTATGGAAGTTGATGTTAACAAGTTAATTCCCCACAAAATTAGATGCCATAACAGTGACAGTGTTGAAGAGTTTTCATCTAAGAATAATTTTACAAAATGGTCTTTCCTCATTAAGGTAGCTGAGGATTGTCAGTATCATCCAGAAGTTTTGAGGATATTAAGAGAGTTGTTATCTTCCAAGGAGTGTTGGCAGTTCAAATGTAAATTCCTTGATGAAAATAAAATTGAGAATATAGCTTTAGTGCTGAATCAGATAGAACTGAAGAAGCCATTAAGAGTTAAACTAGAAAGTGGGACCAATGtgaaaattttgaggaaattaTGGGAAATGCTGAGCTCACTTAGATGTTTGCAGGATAACTCTTCAGTTCAGATCATGGTAATTCATAAGAACATTCTGTCAGCACAGCATGAAAGGAAATTAAAGGCATTATCAAGTTGTATAGCAAGCAGCAGTGACAACCCACTTTACATTACAGAGTATGTGGGACCCTTAGTGTGTTCTGAGTCCCCTCATTTTTTAAAGTGTGTATGTTTCAGAAAAGTAGCAGTCTtagatgtatgtgtatatgatgtaGCTTCCTTGCATGAGATACTCTCATGTGCAGGATTGTCCTGTCTTATAGATGTTATTATAAGAGTTGATCTGAAGGCTGATGAACAAGTTTTTGCAGATACATCTAAATTTGTGATACCAGAATCTGTACCACTTACATTGACAgttaagtattttgaaaaactgcAAGACCTATTAGCTAAGTTTGACTTTCCACATTTTCTTAAATCTCTGAGTATCCATGATGTTTATATACATCAGAAATTCAGGCTAGATTTATCTCCTTTCACAAATTTGATAAGTCTTTTTATAAGATTTATATCAGGGGAAGAGTCTTTAAATGATGTATCTGAATGTCCAGCCCTACAGGAGTCCATGGAAATAGATGAAAACAAGAGTAGCAGAAATAGAATGCTACCATCATCTCATTGGACCTCTACCCTTGCAAACAACCTCATTCTTCCTAAAGGACTGGAAAGATTGCTTCTGAGAAATATGGAGTTTTATAATGACTCGACTAACTTTTTATTACTGAAGTTTTGGAAGAATTGTCATATTCAAAGGTTGATCATATTAGATTCATCTTTGTCTATAGTTGGAGTTCGAAATTTATTGAGAAATCACTTTCCAAATTCAGATACTGAAAACCTGGAAAAATCCTTGAAAAAACATTGCAAAATAGACAGAGGAGATTCACTCCAGTTCAGAGAGAGGCTTTCAAAAAAACCACGTCTTGAGGAAGGGGAACGTCTGCAGAAACGAATGAATAAACCTGATGGCAAGGAGTTGATAATAACAAGTAGATTAGGGCTGTGCAGTAGTTGCAGAAAGTTTCCTTGCTCATGCCAATATAGGAAAGAGAGCAGGGAAACTCTTGAAGAACTGATATGCCTAATTGAAGACATATATTGCTATGATGTTCTCAGCTTCAGCTTCAGTAGTGAAATCTTAACTGTTAGGAAGGATATGTGTGGGGATTTAAGGGTGCACTGCCCTCTGAcattccttgatgatgatgatatttttaACCTAGAAAATGTTGAACCAGTGTTGTGTTGCCTGTTTCGAGTACTGACCTTAGCTCAGTGTATCTCTTTAGATTATACTAATCTCACTCATATGGGTGCTGTGGAAGTTGTTGAGAGACTTAAGAAAGGAAAAGCTGAATATAGTTGTATAAAGCATGCTGAGCCATTCTCACTCACAATTGTGTCTGAATATCACCCAAAATTTGATGATGAAATCATTAATAGCACTTTCATAAATTTCTTAAAGAATGAAGATTGTTTAGCCCAGTTCAACTTTCGGTGTTGTTGTAAAAAGAGATGCCACTGGGTAAAGAAAACACGGGCAGGTAAAATTTTTGTAAATGATGAACCATTAGATAAGTTTTGA